A region from the Palaemon carinicauda isolate YSFRI2023 chromosome 16, ASM3689809v2, whole genome shotgun sequence genome encodes:
- the LOC137655231 gene encoding keratin, type I cytoskeletal 9-like, translated as MASEGASVSSEGATMSSEGASVSSEGAFVSSKGPSMQADDVAVDSNYVDVVDVVGSSNSYYDGLGTNILNINELFTLQTFFKFTLVLGLFGSCVFADGGHGGHGGGSFGGHGSSFGGHGGSFGGHGGSFKGHGGSFGGHGSSVVVSHGGSRGGGYGSGVHGGSFGGHGSSFGGHRGSFGGYGGSFGGHGGSSGTSFSVANLGHSGSLGGGYGGHGGFSGSHGGFSGGKGVFSVGHGGFSGSHGGFSGGKGGFSGGHGGFSGGHRGFSVGHRGSSGSYGK; from the exons ATGGCCTCCGAAGGAGCCTCCGTGTCCTCCGAAGGAGCCACCATGTCCTCAGAAGGAGCCTCCGTGTCCTCTGAAGGAGCCTTCGTGTCATCCAAAGGACCTTCCAT GCAAgctgatgatgtagctgtcgataGTAATTATGTAGATGTAGTTGATGTAGTGGGTTCAAGTAATAGTTACTACgatggtttaggcactaacattttgaataTAAATGAGCTATTCACGTTACAG ACATTCTTCAAGTTCACTTTAGTTTTGGGCCTCTTTGGTTCCTGTGTCTTTGCTGATGGAGGGCACGGGGGCCATGGAGGTGGATCCTTTGGAGGACATGGAAGTTCCTTTGGAGGACATGGAGGCTCCTTTGGGGGACATGGAGGTTCCTTTAAGGGACATGGAGGTTCCTTCGGAGGTCACGGTAGTTCAGTAGTAGTGAGTCACGGAGGATCACGTGGAGGTGGATATGGTTCTGGTGTTCATGGAGGTTCCTTTGGAGGACATGGAAGCTCCTTTGGAGGACATAGAGGTTCCTTTGGAGGATATGGAGGTTCCTTTGGAGGCCATGGAGGCAGCTCCGGCACTTCCTTTAGCGTAGCAAACCTAGGACATTCTGGATCACTGGGAGGTGGATACGGAGGTCATGGAGGTTTCTCTGGAAGTCATGGAGGATTCTCTGGAGGCAAAGGAGTCTTCTCTGTAGGTCATGGAGGATTCTCTGGAAGTCACGGAGGCTTCTCTGGAGGCAAAGGAGGTTTCTCTGGAGGTCATGGAGGATTCTCTGGTGGCCACAGAGGCTTCTCTGTAGGGCATCGTGGCTCATCAGGCTCATATGGAAAGTAA
- the LOC137655013 gene encoding keratin, type I cytoskeletal 9-like, whose amino-acid sequence MAFLKFTFVLGLVASCVLADGGHGSHGGGSFGGHGSSFGGHGGSFGGHGGSFGGHGGSFGGHGGSFGGHGSSVVVSHGGSRGGGYGSGGHGGSFGGHGGSFGGGHGGSFGGGHGGHGGSSGTSFSVVNLGHSGSGGGYGGNGGFSGSHGGFSGGKGGFSGSHGGFSGSHGGFSGSHGGFSVGHRGSSGSYGK is encoded by the coding sequence TGCTGACGGAGGTCACGGTAGTCATGGGGGTGGATCCTTTGGAGGACATGGAAGTTCCTTTGGAGGACACGGAGGCTCCTTCGGAGGACACGGTGGCTCCTTCGGAGGACACGGTGGCTCCTTCGGAGGACACGGAGGCTCCTTCGGAGGCCATGGTAGTTCAGTAGTAGTGAGTCACGGAGGATCACGTGGAGGAGGATATGGTTCTGGTGGCCATGGAGGTTCCTTTGGAGGACATGGAGGCTCCTTCGGAGGCGGACATGGAGGCTCCTTTGGAGGCGGCCATGGAGGTCATGGAGGCAGCTCTGGCACTTCCTTTAGCGTTGTAAACTTGGGACATTCTGGATCAGGAGGTGGATACGGAGGAAATGGAGGCTTCTCTGGAAGTCATGGAGGCTTCTCTGGAGGTAAAGGAGGCTTCTCTGGAAGTCATGGAGGCTTCTCTGGAAGTCATGGAGGCTTCTCTGGAAGTCATGGAGGCTTCTCTGTAGGGCATCGTGGCTCATCAGGATCCTATGGAAAGTAA